In Leishmania donovani BPK282A1 complete genome, chromosome 18, a genomic segment contains:
- a CDS encoding peroxisomal enoyl-coa hydratase, putative, which translates to MKRCCRLLSAVEAASLIRRVGPFAVHRGETKGVIEILSGDPNHPVKKLNLLGLAYAAALTELSELLSEELNAEARVAIFAARDGCSFSAGIDLKELSGMRPPSGSGAAATAAASSGSKAHAMLLQNQHRVVRAFQDGISSLARCRIPIIAAIDGHCIGGATSVASSCDVRYTTARATFSVKEAAVGLAADIGVLQRLPAIIGEGRTRELAFTCRDFSGVEAKAMGFVEEVCTDYPALLTHARKRAAQIAANSPLGVQNTKLVLNWERERAAQTSLEYQAAINAFSLHCNDIPEAARAFAEKRAPVFTDYMVNPRGGLPHSRQS; encoded by the coding sequence ATGAAGAGGTGCTGCCGGCTGCTTTCTGCGGTAGAGGCAGCGTCGCTCATACGCCGCGTTGGTCCCTTTGCAGTGCACCGTGGTGAGACCAAGGGCGTCATTGAAATTCTCTCCGGCGACCCCAATCACCCTGTGAAGAAGCTCAACCTTCTTGGCCTCGCCTATGCAGCCGCTCTCACAGAGCTTTCAGAGCTACTCTCTGAGGAGCTCAACGCTGAAGCCCGTGTCGCCATCTTCGCAGCACGTGACGGGTGCTCGTTTTCGGCTGGCATCGACTTGAAGGAACTCTCGGGAATGCGGCCGCCTTCTGGCAGtggagccgctgccactgcagcagcgtcgagcGGCTCCAAAGCCCATGCAATGCTTCTTCAGAACCAGCACCGTGTGGTGCGCGCTTTCCAAGATGGAATATCTTCgctggcgcggtgccgcatTCCCATCATCGCCGCGATCGATGGCCATTGCATCGGTGGGGCTACATCGGTCGCTTCTTCATGCGACGTGCGTTACACCACAGCACGTGCAACCTTTTCTGTGAAGGAGGCAGCAGTGGGTCTCGCCGCGGACAttggcgtgctgcagcgtcttcCCGCCATTATTGGTGAGGGACGCACGCGCGAGCTTGCCTTTACGTGCCGCGACTTCAGCGGTGTGGAGGCCAAAGCAATGGGCTTTGTCGAGGAAGTGTGTACAGATTATCCAGCGCTCCTCACCCACGCGCGCAAGCGCGCAGCACAGATAGCTGCCAACTCGCCACTGGGAGTGCAGAACACAAAGTTGGTCCTGAATTGGGAACGGGAGCGCGCGGCCCAGACGTCGCTCGAGTACCAAGCTGCCATCAACGCCTTTAGTCTGCACTGCAACGACATCCCAgaggcagcgcgtgcgtttGCTGAGAAGCGAGCGCCCGTATTCACTGATTACATGGTGAATCCCAGAGGAGGTCTGCCGCATTCAAGGCAATCGTGA